In Ciconia boyciana chromosome 14, ASM3463844v1, whole genome shotgun sequence, the genomic stretch GCACAGGTTTGTTTCTGCTAAGGGAGCTTCAGTTTATGGACCCTGCCTGTCACTTCCTTCCATGCCTCTGTTTGATGtggaaatacaaaacaaatagaTTCCTTCATATGGAAGAAGTCACACTTGTAACACACAGAAATATCACTACATTATTAGCTTTCAAAAAACAGAAGGATCCCCCCAATATTTAACTCCAGTCAAGTATTAACGTATTGTAAATATTTCCTGTGACTGGTCCACCCAGGGAGGAGTACTTATTCAAACCTATTGCCTAACCAGCAAAGCTTTCTCAAGGGGAAACAATGGTGTTATACTGATACTCACATGCATATGATAACAACAAATATTGCctatttttctcaaaacaaaaagtatcttttttatttctatattacAAGTCCAGGGTCCTTACAGCAACAAGCCATAGTGACAGCCAAATGGGGTGACTACCCACAGGTTTCActcagatttgttttcctgagaagagaaggcttcagTGCAAGACAGAGCTTATACAAAACATGACATGCCAAGTAAGTGCCTCAAGTCCTTTTAGAAGTGCAATTAACAGGCTCAACGGATCTTAAAGCACACACTTTTCTGCCAGTAAAACATCCGCTTAAAACATGTCACTTTTTCCACTCCTGCTGGTAAGGGAGTTGACTTACTAGCAGACCCCTCAGTACCCAAAAAGGAGTTAACATAGAAGTGAATGCTGCACAAGCAGCAAGACAGCACAGGCTGAAGAAAGGATGTAGTTTCTAACTACACTACACATACTTGCAAGTATTTGTGCAAGCAATAAAACATAGTGACACCTACAAAAGTTAACCTGAATAAGAGTTAAACACATTTCCCCAGAGTACCCACCTGTGTAAAAGAATCCTGCTCTAGCCAGTTGCTCAGGATGCATGTCAGTATATCGCGGCCAGTTCTGAAATGTAGACAGTCTCATCTCCTCTGTTACCATCTCTGGGTATTCTGGTTCATTGGGCAGGGCTGTCTCCTCACTGTCTATCCCCTGCAAAAGACTGAGGAACTGCCCATCCACAGTGTCAAAGATTTCCTGAAGAGGCAGCATCTCTTGGTTCCCAACATCCTCCCCACAAATGAATTTACAGGAAGGGAAGAACTTCAGGTGCTCCGCTATTGGGCAATCACCAGGTCCCCAGTCCTTCAGGACACCACCACAGCAGAAACACTGCACTTCATCTCTTGGACCCACAAAGAAAAAGCCAGCCTTGACCAAATCTCGAGCAGACACAGGTGAGGTGCCTGGCCATTGCCGAAAAGTCCTCAGTCTTCTTGCTTCGTTCCTCATGCTGGATTCAAACAACTGGCAGCAAGCAGCCCTGAGCTCAATCTCCTCTGCTGGTGTCACGTCCCCCATGTTCTCGTTCTGAAAGAGAGGACGAGATAACCCAGAGCAGTCAGCTGGATTCCCGCTGTCAGGCAGCACTCACCCTGTGTTATTTGTTCCTTATCCCCATGCATATTCTGGAAAGCTCCTGGTCTTGACAAAGCTGAGCTTGTTTTGGAATTGCAGCCCAATCAGAGATCTGGTGCTTCTGTACTTTGCTGTTGAACTTTTGCTGAGTCCTCACTAGTGTCTGAAGGGAAGAGACTAGCGCTTTCCGAGCCTCTCTGCCAATTTACAGGAAAGATGCTTGCGGGAACAGATAGTGGAGGGGGAGGGCAAAACCTATGCTGCCTCCCTAGCTGAACCAATCCAGCTTTTGGCATCTGATCTGTGTGATAAATCCTCAGTCATTTTGCTCAGCctttaaattaatgttaaaaagactctgctttttttttttcctaaagacaGATTTAAGAAGGCATGCCATAACAAAGCAGTGAACAGCCACACCCAAAGTGTCTCATGATGTTCAGTTTACAGCCAAACAGTACACAGAATATCAGAGGATTCTTCATAGCCTTGTTATGCTAATTAAACAGGGAATATATAGAAATATCTCTATAAAAGAGAACTTCTCCAGGACACAGTCTAAAATAATTAGGTCCGGTTTCTATAGGGAGGTGCCCTTAAATCAAAGATAAGACATTTTCTGCCTGTGGTAGTTCTGTGCAAGAGGAAGAGTGAAATTAAAGAAGTTATGAGTGCCTGACTTTCCAAGCCCTCATCCTACTTAAGGTAATAGCCCTTCCCTGCGCAAATAAGCTAAATTGCAACTCAGCCACTGCTTCTAATACTTTCTATATGGCTGGCACATACACTTTCAAAAGGTCATACAATTACACAACTGAGAAACAGGACCAATTTAACTAATCACTCTAAATTCCTTTAGAGTGAAGTCACTACACACGTGACTAAGTGGTAGGTGCAAtcaaatccattttttaaattaagtgcCCTGAAAATCCCTTCACCACCTAACTCAGCAGGTCGATTCATCCCAAAGAAGCGCTAATGATCTACTGGTTATCAGAGCTAAGCACACAGACCCAAAACATCACACAGGCAaatattaaattagaaaaatatatatatacacacacgccCCCAAAAAAGATATGGTATTTCAAAGCTGGTACACCACATTATTAAGATAAAAGATAACTGCTGCAGTGCACTCTTTTGAATAGGCACACTGTAAAAAACTATCAAGTGGAGACCACCTGTatagcagctcctctgcagtgAACACAGCCAGAGACCATTAAGAGGCACTCAGACCACTAGCATCTCTGAAGTACTATTCCTCTTAGTTAAGTGCTGCAATAcatttagggggaaaaaaattccagggTATTTTAGTTGCAAGACCTGTAGCCAGAGTTAACAAATCCACCCTTCATAGGTATTAGACGTTTAGggagatttttaaagcaaaagcaagcttGCTCAACCACATGCCTCTCACAGTAAAAGGtagcaaggaagagaaagttCATTAGCAGCTAGAATTTTCTTCTATAATCATCATCACAGAAACCAGAGTTGTAGGAAAAGAAAGCTCTAAAAGTTTGGTTTAGGAACTGTGCTTTCTTTAATACAGTAAAGTAGTTACTCGAGAACTATGTCACTGgtataaagaaaaatccatgcagaaagaaaaaacccattAGTCACCGATACACAGCAGAATTTGCAAGCTAAGCAAACTTAGGAGCATGCAATTTTTTAGCCTGCACAGCAGATTTTGCTCTCAGAatacagagaagcagagagactTGTTCATCAGGCGCAGCTCCACAGTATCAGTGTTGCTCTCATCTTGGGCCCTAACAAAGCAAATCTATTATTCTTAAACTATGACAAACACTGTTTTCCACCTAGAAGGTGGCCAAGTTATCTTAGCCTACTTCCACTTCAGAAGTACACATCAGAGCAAGCTTCACTgcaaaacataaagaaaattattttttccacccAAAAGCTTGACAGTTGAatcaagcttttttttaaaaaaagagatgcaaCATAAGAGAACAAGTAGATTTATCTCCTGTCTATAAAGAAACTCATTATGGTTCACCTGTATTAAAGACATTTACATGCTCTGCAGAAGGTCCATTAACCTGGCTAACAAGGCTCTCCAAACCAAATTGATAATTTAAATAGTTACACCACCACTAAAAGCCAATATTGTTCCACAATCCACTACTTACAACTACATAGTAACACACCTCCAAAGCAACATTACAGCTAACATCAACAATTCCCTATGATCAGCAcattgaaaactaaaaaaacaaacaaacaaaaaaaaagcaaaatttacctgcaaaatttttaaaaaagaaaaccccagaaCACTTCCAAGAACTAAGACTCTCCCAACTCCACAAACTTCAAGCTATGCTCTTCTCAGCAATGCAAAGGCCTTTCTCAACAAAGCAGAAACCTTTCCAAGGTGGAAGTGATCCCACCTGACTCAGCAGCCATTTCTAATGCCTCGTTTTCCCCAACTGGTTGGTTTTGTGCTGAAATTCTCTATTGGCTGAACAATCcaaatttcatctttttaagTGGGAGGCACCAGGGAAAGATAAAAAGTTAAGCTCAGACTTCCTCTAGAAAATAACTTTGggccctttaaaaaaaaaagaaataataaccAAGCCTTGTGATCTTGTTAAAACCCAGCACAGTCCCAGTCATGCCATCTTGACTCCTATGACATAATGATCACAATCCTCCTATTTTGCTATAGTACCTTTGCTACTGCATCcatgattttttctttaatttctattGATATAATAACAGAAATGAACATAATCATATTCTAAAAGAAGACTGTCCAGATGTAAGTTAGGACATATGTCAAGTATGGAGTATGTCATACAGGGGCACGACAGCAGTTGCCTATGAAGAGGGTGATAGCCCTCTTAGCCCTCGCAGTCATGCTGTGACTCTCTATTAACACTCTTGCGGTGTCTTTTTCAACTTGCTCTCACATGTATGTTTTGTACCttaaaattttcaagaaaatgtacTATAAAATTAACAGACAATAGCAATAAGAATTTACTCAAGACAGCTTGAATACATTACATTGCCTTTACTTTGGGAATAAACATTGACTCTTTTGCTACCATCGCATCTTCACAATTTGAAATCTTTCTATTCCTTTGCTTCCTGTGGTCACAATTCAGAATGAAGGATTTTAAGGCTAGTTTTGAAGGTGCAGTTacttgaaaatgtgttttcctctACCACTTTTCTGCCTGAGAAGATGCATGCAGCTTATTCTAAACTATGTGCTTGATAAAACCTAAGTTCTCCATGTTAACATAAGAACACAggtgttttgtgtttgtaaaaaattataaattaggatttttctttgaagaaaaaagatctaGAGCCCTTTTCTTACAGGCAAGCCTATAcaaacattttgattaaaaagaacagtgttgaaactttttttttttttaattaaatgtgcGTTAATGGAAATCCCTGAGCAGCAGAGGGCAGCGCTTATATACAAAATGTACAGAATCTCGTAACAAGTGAATGTGGTTCTTCTTGTCTTGTCCATAATGAATTTATACCTAATTGCACATTATCTTCTGCTCCACAGATCCTCTTCTTTATAAGTCTATATTGATTTTTGAAGAATGTATCCTAAAAATGTAAGACAGAGAGTTAAGCAAATCCCTCTTACAGAGGCTGTTTGGGGACTCTGGCGATGGCCTGTAGCGAATCACCTGTTCATAGATAAGAGTGATCGATAGTTCTGATCTTACGAAGCATTTTACGAGCAATGACCTCATCTTGTCCTGCTTATAACCACCTTGCTTCTCCAAACGTGATCTTGGGAGGTGTGGGGAACATGGCAGGCTCCTTGATCTGCCTTCCTCGCAGCCGTGCCTTGGCCTCACCAGCAGCCTGCAAGCAGCGCTCGGGGATGCTGTCACGCAATGCTCAAACAATCTGCCGATGGCCCAGGCTGGCACTGATGCACCACAGCGTTGTGGGAAAGGTGTACTGAACTGCCAAGCCCGTACACTCCACTTGTTCTAGGGGAGCCCCCAGGGTGACTGTTAAAAGGGAGAAGCTGTATAAAAGCTCAGAGGAGCGGAAAGGCAGCTTCTCAGTTAATTTACAAAATGTGACTGATTCTGACAGTGATTATTAGGGGGGTTTGTTTACATAACGTTCTTGCACCATGCAAGCTTAGAGACAGGTTTAAGGTTGGTTTTCTGTGGGGATACACTTATGTGATTTTGAGGGGAACATTTCACCAACAAAGGAAAGCTCAGAAGGACTAGTGAGATGACTGTAGCAAAAGAAGATGAAGTGACACTAAGTCTGGTGCTgagagcaattaaaaataacccaCCATGGACAAATTACAGGGGTTTATTTTAGCACACTAaaattctgaaagcaaataaCATATATTCAAAAATGTGTTGTATGTAACCAATATTGATCTTTTTTAGCAATTCCTATATATTTTTAGTTCCTTTTCAGAGAATTAATATGTCCTACTGAACTTCTGAATGCTTCTTAAAATGAAGAGTGTGATGAGCTAACAACAAACAAATGCAGGAATCAGTAAGCATCAACCAGGAGACCAGGATAGATCAGTGATAACGATCGACAGCATGAGAAACGTAGTAACGTCGACATTGCTGAGCTCATTCCAAGCATAACTGCAAACCAATACTAAACAGTGATTTGAAACACCCTAAGAAGAAAGGAATGTAAACATAATTAATCAAGAATATGTTTGCTAATATCAGCCTGATTTGGAAGGAAAGCAATCATTAAATACAAGGGCCAGAGTATAGCTGGAGGCAGCATGAGGAGCTCCAAAGGACTGAAGTGACTGGAGCCCCTGGAAAAACTCCAGCGGAGTTCAGCATCTCTAACCTCGAGGTTCTACGCAGCTATAAGGGGATGAAGCTGTTCTGTTTGGTTTAGCTCAAGGAAGACTATTGTGCTTTCACCAATAAATTAAGAGTCAATAAAAAATTCCTGAGGAAAGAGGCTTTCATAACAGGGGAAACAAAGGTATCAGTTGGCATTATCGAAGAAGCAAAGAGGCTGGGAACACAACCAGAGATGCCATAGCTTGCCACTGCAACTGATGTGTAAGGGGGCCGGTTATCAAGGAAATGTATGGCATAATTCCTGTTCCCACTTGCTCAGAACCACTGTTAACCACTCTGTGAGGACAAGGAtccatttttcagaataaaacattcAGACCTTGTGATATaactgctttccagcctgaagcAGAGtagacaaaataattaaatttgtaGTCATAGAAGTAGGTGactgcttctgtttctccatttagggccttgcttttcctcttctggctGCCTCTTCCTTGTCTGTTGCCCTTCATCTTCCTTCATGCTGAATGGCCGGCTGGTATCACCCTGCAGCAAAAcgcctgcactctgctgctctCCTAAGAGTTGCTGCAACAGTAAAATGTGAGGGTGCCTGCCTGTTCAGCTGCCTTCCAGTGCAGCACTGAGGGACCAGAGCGCCTTGCTGTCTGTTGACACAAAACTCCAAGGCATCCATAAAACAAATCCATTGTGGACAGGCAGTATGATCCGACCCAGAGAATAACGAGACACACTGAAAAGTGACTGGTCACACCAGAGACAAACACAAAGTTATTCTCTTAGGGCAAAGCTCAGAAGTCTCACTTTGATATTTCATCCAGCTGAAGGTTCTTTCTTTTACCATAACGAGTACTGCTATACATCTAAAGGGGTCTTCTCTGCCTATCAGTGTTTCCCTCGCTGAACTTTTCTCACTGGATTTTTCAATAATAATGACTAACAAATTTAACACATTAATAAATGATTTATTCCTCCAAACATTAACAATCAGTAATTCAAGAAGCCTGAAAAATGTTGCTATAAAGTAAATACACATACTATAAATATATACTGCCAGAACTAATGCACAGGTGAGTAACAGATACACGTTTTGTGAAGTGACCTCTTAAAGATTCAAACCTTTCAATCTCCTCCCCCAATTCCTTCTTCTGGCCTCCACTACCATAGGATTTGATTGCTTCCAAACTTTATGTATTGTAATAGTTAGGAACAGCTAAATGTAGTTTGCAACATGATTCATGTTGCATGATTTCATGTTGCATTATTTCAAAGTGTTTAAAATCAAATACTGTTAATATTCCAGCCCATAGGAACAGAACACGGTacatatcaaaagaaaaatctgcaaagcacagcagataCTTAAAAAATCTATAGAGGAACTGACCTTAAAATCCTACtgtgatttgaaagaaaagcaaactaacATGCTAGTTCCTTGGAATGAGGAAAACTGAAGTGTTCCTGCCACAAGCCATTACTGTGTTTTACATTGTTTCAGAACTTCATGATTTCAGTGTCCAGCCtatcataaaaaatatttctgctagaAAAGATAGAGTGCGTTGAAAACTGTTCaatgctttttcaaaaggtAACTGGTTgtagaaaacagtttcttttttatttttctaaatggcttttggagctgaaaaatttgagtttctttttcaaGGGTCTGTCTTTATTTGGTTTTCTACCCCTTCTTGCCTTTGCCAGTGGACACAAAAcatcatggggaaaaaaagaaaggacaaaaccaaaacccacccattttttggttttttgtttcccacAACATTCTGAATACTTAAAACAATCTGTAAAAATTCAATGCTGCCCCAAATTGAATGaactattttcagttttcagcagaTCAATGTGATATCCAAAGAGCAAGCAGAGTGCTTAtagggctgagcagcagcacaggtaTTAGGAATATAAAACACAGTTTCAGGAGAGAACTGGATGGGAAAATACAATTCCCACAGGGAGCATGGAAAATGTTAATGatattccctttccttctccctttctggGTAGGATCTGGCTGGTTTCCCCAAAGATCAGTtgtgcttctccttcctctcaaTTCCTGCCTCTCACTGACTCCGATCATTTCCTGATTCCTTCTGATTCTGACATGGAGCCTCACACTTGCACTCTATTCCCTTTACCTGCTCAAAGCCCGGCAGGAGGTAGGGAACAAAAGACACGTAGCCTCACGTAAACTGCGTGCCATTGCTACTCCAAATTGTTCACAAATAAAACTAACAACTCTTCAGAAGAGATTGCTATCAGCTTGTGACTAATGTATGTTTTTCCACCATTCAGCCATTAATTACCTCTAAAGAAGGATTTGTTAGGCGTTGTTATGACTCTAATGGACCTCATCCTACTTTTTAACTGGTGGAAAATCAGCCATCAAGGAACAAGGAACATCTCATTTTCCAATTAAATTCTGCTACAGTTTGGAACGTGTTTTTATTGTAGAGAGATGTGCCTAGCTGCCTGAATATTGCTTGGACGACAGGCAGAAAGATCTATTCTGGAGCTATTAACACTAGCAAtcatctgcttttctccatgcAGATTGGCTCAGAATAGGTTTATTTTGTCCCTGTATCAACAATCAATAGCAAGATTGAAAGATGAGGAAGACAGACAACAGACCAACCTGAAGGACACTGCAAAaagctgaagtgaaaaatgGGTGACCGTATTCTAATAAGTAAGCAAAGACAGACTGACCTTACAATTTAATGGAAACTACATGATAGCAGCAAGGAAGACTTGCCAGTGATGAAGATCAAGAGGAAGACATGGGAGAGTCCTTGTGATCAATTATTGCTCAGCTGAGCTCCTTGCTACAGCTTTTCAATGAAGTTGTCTTGCAAAGAACAGCATGTGCGATGATGATGTCAGATGATATCTGTTCAGAGGCCACACTCTTTGCATATGATTTCCCTTCTCATGTTTTCACAATGTGTCAGTGACAcgaaaaacaggagagaagaaCAGATACTATTTCTCCGTgtgtctgcttttatttttcaccctAAAATGATGGAAATTAGCGTTGGATCCTTGCCTTGGTTACATTCCACgggggtgtggggtgcaggagggagatGATTCCAGCATGGTAATGTTCAATTTTACCCCCTGCTCATAGCAGAGGGCTGCATAAAATCCCtgtaaaatctaaattaaaaaaaaaaacaaacccaaaccaaaaaagtaTTCTGTAATTTACCCATGAACTCTTCTGAGATTTCAGAGAGTGttagcaaaggaagaaaaatatatctgtaacTTTTTCTTATACTAGAAGAACATACCACCATATTTCTCTCaacaaagccaaaaccaaacaaaaatctgtgtCACCCCTAGGTTACAGTTACACTCCAAAAGCATCCCGAGTTGCTATAATTCTGAATATTGCCTCATCTGTATGCTTCAACTGAGACTTCTCATCTTACTGGTTTTGTTCTAAAAGATTGTGTACTTCTCAAGATCATTCTTAGATAGACAAGAACATTCTTAGATAGACAAGAACGTTCTTAAAGTTACCAGGAAGAAGCAGTAACTCACATTTTcctaatgcaaaagaaaacaaaattatcccACAAACACGGACTTAGgcatgtctctctctctctctctctctatgcCTGACATGCTCTGTCTTTGAATCCAAAATAACAGGTATAGCCTAATAGCTTTAGTCCCCTGCTGAAGCAAATACAGTTCTAACATTCTGCCTACATACGCTCATGGCTAGGATGATTCATAGTCACATAGTTTCTATATCAAGACTAGTGAAC encodes the following:
- the BIRC7 gene encoding baculoviral IAP repeat-containing protein 7 isoform X2, whose product is MGDVTPAEEIELRAACCQLFESSMRNEARRLRTFRQWPGTSPVSARDLVKAGFFFVGPRDEVQCFCCGGVLKDWGPGDCPIAEHLKFFPSCKFICGEDVGNQEMLPLQEIFDTVDGQFLSLLQGIDSEETALPNEPEYPEMVTEEMRLSTFQNWPRYTDMHPEQLARAGFFYTGQGDVVRCFYCDGGVRNWSFGDDPWREHAKWYPGCEFLLRSRGREFVSGVQESFSSTLISPRDSWDQTEQDSSASQDAVQRETETSSSREEMQSVQQKESDESRMSTEEQLRRLQEERMCKVCMDRDVSVVFVPCGHLVACGECALNLRLCPICRAVIRGSVRTFMS
- the BIRC7 gene encoding baculoviral IAP repeat-containing protein 7 isoform X1; this translates as MVFYQNENMGDVTPAEEIELRAACCQLFESSMRNEARRLRTFRQWPGTSPVSARDLVKAGFFFVGPRDEVQCFCCGGVLKDWGPGDCPIAEHLKFFPSCKFICGEDVGNQEMLPLQEIFDTVDGQFLSLLQGIDSEETALPNEPEYPEMVTEEMRLSTFQNWPRYTDMHPEQLARAGFFYTGQGDVVRCFYCDGGVRNWSFGDDPWREHAKWYPGCEFLLRSRGREFVSGVQESFSSTLISPRDSWDQTEQDSSASQDAVQRETETSSSREEMQSVQQKESDESRMSTEEQLRRLQEERMCKVCMDRDVSVVFVPCGHLVACGECALNLRLCPICRAVIRGSVRTFMS